In a genomic window of Salmo trutta chromosome 32, fSalTru1.1, whole genome shotgun sequence:
- the LOC115171258 gene encoding histone acetyltransferase KAT7 isoform X2, giving the protein MPRRKRNAGSSSEGTEDSDFSADHEHTDRIETYGRTRRNTRLTRASLRLSQSSQDSSPVQISPAEVVTFSARRVTRSRSLQQGPPVTPKKYPLRQSRSSGSDTEQHVEDLKRAADQDESPPRTPTGNALSSESDIDVSSPNASHDESLAKELSLKDSGSDLSHRPKRRRFHESYNFNMKCPTPGCNSLGHLTGKHERHFSISGCPLFHNLSVDECKTRASSRDKQVEERTLSHRQDENRHATRHQAPTERQMRYKEKVTEMRKKRNSGLLKEQKDQYMDHRQSHGNNREPLLENITSDYDLELFRKAQEKLQGQVAEGSNMIKTIVFGRYELDTWYHSPYPEEYARLGRLYMCEFCLKYMKSLTILRRHMAKCVWKHPPGDEIYRKGNISVFEVDGKKNKIYCQNLCLLAKLFLDHKTLYYDVEPFLFYVMTEADNTGCHLVGYFSKEKNSFLNYNVSCILTMPQYMRQGYGKMLIDFSYLLSKVEEKVGSPERPLSDLGLISYRSYWKEVLLRYLNQFQGKEISIKEISQETAVNPVDIVSTLQSLQMLKYWKGKHLVLKRQDLIDDWKAKETKRGSSKTIEPTALKWTPPKGT; this is encoded by the exons AGGAATGCTGGGAGCAGCTCCGAGGGCACTGAGGATTCAGACTTCTCTGCTGACCATGAGCACACAGACAGAATCGAGACCTATGGGAGAACACGGAGGAACACGCGCCTCACCCGGGCATCGCTGCGACTCAGCCAAAGTTCACAAG attcCAGCCCTGTCCAGATCAGCCCAGCAGAGGTGGTGACCTTCTCTGCCCGGCGAGTGACCCGTAGCCGTAGTCTGCAGCAAGGGCCACCGGTCACCCCCAAGAAATACCCTCTGCGTCAGAGTCGCTCTTCGGGGTCGGACACGGAGCAGCATGTGGAGG ACCTGAAGCGAGCAGCAGACCAGGACGAGTCTCCGCCCCGCACCCCAACAGGGAACGCTCTCTCATCGGAGTCGGACATAGACGTGTCCAGCCCTAATGCCTCTCATGACGAGTCCCTGGCCAAGGAGCTGTCACTCAAAGACTCTGGCAGCGACCTCTCCCACAGGCCCAAGCGCCGTCGCTTCCACGAGAGCTACAACTTCAACATGAAGTGCCCCACACCAGGCTGCAACTCCCTGG GCCATTTGACAGGGAAACATGAGAGGCACTTCTCAATATCTGGCTGCCCTCTCTTCCACAACCTCTCTGTAGATGAATGCAAG ACGAGGGCCTCCTCTCGTGACAAACAGGTAGAGGAGCGGACGTTGTCCCACCGGCAGGATGAGAACAGACACGCTACCCGTCACCAG GCCCCAACGGAGAGGCAGATGAGGTACAAGGAGAAGGTGACGGaaatgaggaagaagaggaactCGGGTCTGCTAAAAGAGCAGAAAGACCAGTACATG GATCACCGGCAGTCCCACGGCAACAACCGAGAGCCCCTCCTGGAGAACATCACAAGTGATTACGACCTGGAGCTCTTTCGAAAAGCCCAG GAGAAGCTGCAGGGCCAGGTGGCGGAGGGCAGCAACATGATCAAGACCATCGTGTTTGGCCGGTACGAGCTGGACACCTGGTACCACTCGCCCTACCCTGAGGAGTACGCCCGCCTGGGACGCCTCTACATGTGTGAGTTCTGCCTCAAGTACATGAAGAGTCTGACCATCCTGCGCCGGCACATG GCCAAGTGTGTCTGGAAACACCCACCAGGGGATGAGATCTATCGAAAGGGAAACATCTCCGTCTTTGAGGTGGACGGTAAAAAAAACAAG ATCTACTGCCAAAACCTGTGCCTTCTGGCTAAGCTCTTCCTGGACCACAAGACCCTATACTATGACGTGGAGCCCTTCCTCTTCTACGTCATGACAGAGGCTGACAACACCGGCTGCCATCTTGTTGGCTACTTCTCAAAG GAGAAGAACTCGTTCCTGAACTACAATGTCTCCTGTATCCTCACCATGCCACAGTACATGAGGCAGGGCTACGGAAAGATGCTGATTGACTTCA GTTACCTACTGTCTAAGGTGGAGGAGAAGGTGGGCTCCCCAGAGCGGCCCCTCTCAGACCTGGGCCTAATCAGCTACAGGTCCTACTGGAAGGAGGTGCTGCTGCGCTACCTCAACCAGTTCCAGGGGAAGGAGATCTCCATCAAGGAGATCAGCCAGGAGACAGCCGTCAACCCAGTGGACATCGTCAGCACCCTGCAGTCCCTCCAGATGCTCAAGTACTGGAAAGGGAAGCACCTGGTCTTGAAGAGACAG GACCTAATCGACGACTGGAAAGCCAAGGAGACCAAGCGTGGCAGCAGCAAGACTATTGAACCCACCGCCTTAAAGTGGACCCCACCTAAAGGAACATAG
- the LOC115171258 gene encoding histone acetyltransferase KAT7 isoform X3 yields the protein MPRRKRNAGSSSEGTEDSDFSADHEHTDRIETYGRTRRNTRLTRASLRLSQSSQDLKRAADQDESPPRTPTGNALSSESDIDVSSPNASHDESLAKELSLKDSGSDLSHRPKRRRFHESYNFNMKCPTPGCNSLGHLTGKHERHFSISGCPLFHNLSVDECKTRASSRDKQVEERTLSHRQDENRHATRHQAPTERQMRYKEKVTEMRKKRNSGLLKEQKDQYMDHRQSHGNNREPLLENITSDYDLELFRKAQARASEDLEKLQGQVAEGSNMIKTIVFGRYELDTWYHSPYPEEYARLGRLYMCEFCLKYMKSLTILRRHMAKCVWKHPPGDEIYRKGNISVFEVDGKKNKIYCQNLCLLAKLFLDHKTLYYDVEPFLFYVMTEADNTGCHLVGYFSKEKNSFLNYNVSCILTMPQYMRQGYGKMLIDFSYLLSKVEEKVGSPERPLSDLGLISYRSYWKEVLLRYLNQFQGKEISIKEISQETAVNPVDIVSTLQSLQMLKYWKGKHLVLKRQDLIDDWKAKETKRGSSKTIEPTALKWTPPKGT from the exons AGGAATGCTGGGAGCAGCTCCGAGGGCACTGAGGATTCAGACTTCTCTGCTGACCATGAGCACACAGACAGAATCGAGACCTATGGGAGAACACGGAGGAACACGCGCCTCACCCGGGCATCGCTGCGACTCAGCCAAAGTTCACAAG ACCTGAAGCGAGCAGCAGACCAGGACGAGTCTCCGCCCCGCACCCCAACAGGGAACGCTCTCTCATCGGAGTCGGACATAGACGTGTCCAGCCCTAATGCCTCTCATGACGAGTCCCTGGCCAAGGAGCTGTCACTCAAAGACTCTGGCAGCGACCTCTCCCACAGGCCCAAGCGCCGTCGCTTCCACGAGAGCTACAACTTCAACATGAAGTGCCCCACACCAGGCTGCAACTCCCTGG GCCATTTGACAGGGAAACATGAGAGGCACTTCTCAATATCTGGCTGCCCTCTCTTCCACAACCTCTCTGTAGATGAATGCAAG ACGAGGGCCTCCTCTCGTGACAAACAGGTAGAGGAGCGGACGTTGTCCCACCGGCAGGATGAGAACAGACACGCTACCCGTCACCAG GCCCCAACGGAGAGGCAGATGAGGTACAAGGAGAAGGTGACGGaaatgaggaagaagaggaactCGGGTCTGCTAAAAGAGCAGAAAGACCAGTACATG GATCACCGGCAGTCCCACGGCAACAACCGAGAGCCCCTCCTGGAGAACATCACAAGTGATTACGACCTGGAGCTCTTTCGAAAAGCCCAGGCACGTGCTTCGGAGGATCTT GAGAAGCTGCAGGGCCAGGTGGCGGAGGGCAGCAACATGATCAAGACCATCGTGTTTGGCCGGTACGAGCTGGACACCTGGTACCACTCGCCCTACCCTGAGGAGTACGCCCGCCTGGGACGCCTCTACATGTGTGAGTTCTGCCTCAAGTACATGAAGAGTCTGACCATCCTGCGCCGGCACATG GCCAAGTGTGTCTGGAAACACCCACCAGGGGATGAGATCTATCGAAAGGGAAACATCTCCGTCTTTGAGGTGGACGGTAAAAAAAACAAG ATCTACTGCCAAAACCTGTGCCTTCTGGCTAAGCTCTTCCTGGACCACAAGACCCTATACTATGACGTGGAGCCCTTCCTCTTCTACGTCATGACAGAGGCTGACAACACCGGCTGCCATCTTGTTGGCTACTTCTCAAAG GAGAAGAACTCGTTCCTGAACTACAATGTCTCCTGTATCCTCACCATGCCACAGTACATGAGGCAGGGCTACGGAAAGATGCTGATTGACTTCA GTTACCTACTGTCTAAGGTGGAGGAGAAGGTGGGCTCCCCAGAGCGGCCCCTCTCAGACCTGGGCCTAATCAGCTACAGGTCCTACTGGAAGGAGGTGCTGCTGCGCTACCTCAACCAGTTCCAGGGGAAGGAGATCTCCATCAAGGAGATCAGCCAGGAGACAGCCGTCAACCCAGTGGACATCGTCAGCACCCTGCAGTCCCTCCAGATGCTCAAGTACTGGAAAGGGAAGCACCTGGTCTTGAAGAGACAG GACCTAATCGACGACTGGAAAGCCAAGGAGACCAAGCGTGGCAGCAGCAAGACTATTGAACCCACCGCCTTAAAGTGGACCCCACCTAAAGGAACATAG
- the LOC115171258 gene encoding histone acetyltransferase KAT7 isoform X1, with amino-acid sequence MPRRKRNAGSSSEGTEDSDFSADHEHTDRIETYGRTRRNTRLTRASLRLSQSSQDSSPVQISPAEVVTFSARRVTRSRSLQQGPPVTPKKYPLRQSRSSGSDTEQHVEDLKRAADQDESPPRTPTGNALSSESDIDVSSPNASHDESLAKELSLKDSGSDLSHRPKRRRFHESYNFNMKCPTPGCNSLGHLTGKHERHFSISGCPLFHNLSVDECKTRASSRDKQVEERTLSHRQDENRHATRHQAPTERQMRYKEKVTEMRKKRNSGLLKEQKDQYMDHRQSHGNNREPLLENITSDYDLELFRKAQARASEDLEKLQGQVAEGSNMIKTIVFGRYELDTWYHSPYPEEYARLGRLYMCEFCLKYMKSLTILRRHMAKCVWKHPPGDEIYRKGNISVFEVDGKKNKIYCQNLCLLAKLFLDHKTLYYDVEPFLFYVMTEADNTGCHLVGYFSKEKNSFLNYNVSCILTMPQYMRQGYGKMLIDFSYLLSKVEEKVGSPERPLSDLGLISYRSYWKEVLLRYLNQFQGKEISIKEISQETAVNPVDIVSTLQSLQMLKYWKGKHLVLKRQDLIDDWKAKETKRGSSKTIEPTALKWTPPKGT; translated from the exons AGGAATGCTGGGAGCAGCTCCGAGGGCACTGAGGATTCAGACTTCTCTGCTGACCATGAGCACACAGACAGAATCGAGACCTATGGGAGAACACGGAGGAACACGCGCCTCACCCGGGCATCGCTGCGACTCAGCCAAAGTTCACAAG attcCAGCCCTGTCCAGATCAGCCCAGCAGAGGTGGTGACCTTCTCTGCCCGGCGAGTGACCCGTAGCCGTAGTCTGCAGCAAGGGCCACCGGTCACCCCCAAGAAATACCCTCTGCGTCAGAGTCGCTCTTCGGGGTCGGACACGGAGCAGCATGTGGAGG ACCTGAAGCGAGCAGCAGACCAGGACGAGTCTCCGCCCCGCACCCCAACAGGGAACGCTCTCTCATCGGAGTCGGACATAGACGTGTCCAGCCCTAATGCCTCTCATGACGAGTCCCTGGCCAAGGAGCTGTCACTCAAAGACTCTGGCAGCGACCTCTCCCACAGGCCCAAGCGCCGTCGCTTCCACGAGAGCTACAACTTCAACATGAAGTGCCCCACACCAGGCTGCAACTCCCTGG GCCATTTGACAGGGAAACATGAGAGGCACTTCTCAATATCTGGCTGCCCTCTCTTCCACAACCTCTCTGTAGATGAATGCAAG ACGAGGGCCTCCTCTCGTGACAAACAGGTAGAGGAGCGGACGTTGTCCCACCGGCAGGATGAGAACAGACACGCTACCCGTCACCAG GCCCCAACGGAGAGGCAGATGAGGTACAAGGAGAAGGTGACGGaaatgaggaagaagaggaactCGGGTCTGCTAAAAGAGCAGAAAGACCAGTACATG GATCACCGGCAGTCCCACGGCAACAACCGAGAGCCCCTCCTGGAGAACATCACAAGTGATTACGACCTGGAGCTCTTTCGAAAAGCCCAGGCACGTGCTTCGGAGGATCTT GAGAAGCTGCAGGGCCAGGTGGCGGAGGGCAGCAACATGATCAAGACCATCGTGTTTGGCCGGTACGAGCTGGACACCTGGTACCACTCGCCCTACCCTGAGGAGTACGCCCGCCTGGGACGCCTCTACATGTGTGAGTTCTGCCTCAAGTACATGAAGAGTCTGACCATCCTGCGCCGGCACATG GCCAAGTGTGTCTGGAAACACCCACCAGGGGATGAGATCTATCGAAAGGGAAACATCTCCGTCTTTGAGGTGGACGGTAAAAAAAACAAG ATCTACTGCCAAAACCTGTGCCTTCTGGCTAAGCTCTTCCTGGACCACAAGACCCTATACTATGACGTGGAGCCCTTCCTCTTCTACGTCATGACAGAGGCTGACAACACCGGCTGCCATCTTGTTGGCTACTTCTCAAAG GAGAAGAACTCGTTCCTGAACTACAATGTCTCCTGTATCCTCACCATGCCACAGTACATGAGGCAGGGCTACGGAAAGATGCTGATTGACTTCA GTTACCTACTGTCTAAGGTGGAGGAGAAGGTGGGCTCCCCAGAGCGGCCCCTCTCAGACCTGGGCCTAATCAGCTACAGGTCCTACTGGAAGGAGGTGCTGCTGCGCTACCTCAACCAGTTCCAGGGGAAGGAGATCTCCATCAAGGAGATCAGCCAGGAGACAGCCGTCAACCCAGTGGACATCGTCAGCACCCTGCAGTCCCTCCAGATGCTCAAGTACTGGAAAGGGAAGCACCTGGTCTTGAAGAGACAG GACCTAATCGACGACTGGAAAGCCAAGGAGACCAAGCGTGGCAGCAGCAAGACTATTGAACCCACCGCCTTAAAGTGGACCCCACCTAAAGGAACATAG
- the LOC115171258 gene encoding histone acetyltransferase KAT7 isoform X4 — MPRRKRNAGSSSEGTEDSDFSADHEHTDRIETYGRTRRNTRLTRASLRLSQSSQDSSPVQISPAEVVTFSARRVTRSRSLQQGPPVTPKKYPLRQSRSSGSDTEQHVEDLKRAADQDESPPRTPTGNALSSESDIDVSSPNASHDESLAKELSLKDSGSDLSHRPKRRRFHESYNFNMKCPTPGCNSLGHLTGKHERHFSISGCPLFHNLSVDECKTRASSRDKQVEERTLSHRQDENRHATRHQEKLQGQVAEGSNMIKTIVFGRYELDTWYHSPYPEEYARLGRLYMCEFCLKYMKSLTILRRHMAKCVWKHPPGDEIYRKGNISVFEVDGKKNKIYCQNLCLLAKLFLDHKTLYYDVEPFLFYVMTEADNTGCHLVGYFSKEKNSFLNYNVSCILTMPQYMRQGYGKMLIDFSYLLSKVEEKVGSPERPLSDLGLISYRSYWKEVLLRYLNQFQGKEISIKEISQETAVNPVDIVSTLQSLQMLKYWKGKHLVLKRQDLIDDWKAKETKRGSSKTIEPTALKWTPPKGT, encoded by the exons AGGAATGCTGGGAGCAGCTCCGAGGGCACTGAGGATTCAGACTTCTCTGCTGACCATGAGCACACAGACAGAATCGAGACCTATGGGAGAACACGGAGGAACACGCGCCTCACCCGGGCATCGCTGCGACTCAGCCAAAGTTCACAAG attcCAGCCCTGTCCAGATCAGCCCAGCAGAGGTGGTGACCTTCTCTGCCCGGCGAGTGACCCGTAGCCGTAGTCTGCAGCAAGGGCCACCGGTCACCCCCAAGAAATACCCTCTGCGTCAGAGTCGCTCTTCGGGGTCGGACACGGAGCAGCATGTGGAGG ACCTGAAGCGAGCAGCAGACCAGGACGAGTCTCCGCCCCGCACCCCAACAGGGAACGCTCTCTCATCGGAGTCGGACATAGACGTGTCCAGCCCTAATGCCTCTCATGACGAGTCCCTGGCCAAGGAGCTGTCACTCAAAGACTCTGGCAGCGACCTCTCCCACAGGCCCAAGCGCCGTCGCTTCCACGAGAGCTACAACTTCAACATGAAGTGCCCCACACCAGGCTGCAACTCCCTGG GCCATTTGACAGGGAAACATGAGAGGCACTTCTCAATATCTGGCTGCCCTCTCTTCCACAACCTCTCTGTAGATGAATGCAAG ACGAGGGCCTCCTCTCGTGACAAACAGGTAGAGGAGCGGACGTTGTCCCACCGGCAGGATGAGAACAGACACGCTACCCGTCACCAG GAGAAGCTGCAGGGCCAGGTGGCGGAGGGCAGCAACATGATCAAGACCATCGTGTTTGGCCGGTACGAGCTGGACACCTGGTACCACTCGCCCTACCCTGAGGAGTACGCCCGCCTGGGACGCCTCTACATGTGTGAGTTCTGCCTCAAGTACATGAAGAGTCTGACCATCCTGCGCCGGCACATG GCCAAGTGTGTCTGGAAACACCCACCAGGGGATGAGATCTATCGAAAGGGAAACATCTCCGTCTTTGAGGTGGACGGTAAAAAAAACAAG ATCTACTGCCAAAACCTGTGCCTTCTGGCTAAGCTCTTCCTGGACCACAAGACCCTATACTATGACGTGGAGCCCTTCCTCTTCTACGTCATGACAGAGGCTGACAACACCGGCTGCCATCTTGTTGGCTACTTCTCAAAG GAGAAGAACTCGTTCCTGAACTACAATGTCTCCTGTATCCTCACCATGCCACAGTACATGAGGCAGGGCTACGGAAAGATGCTGATTGACTTCA GTTACCTACTGTCTAAGGTGGAGGAGAAGGTGGGCTCCCCAGAGCGGCCCCTCTCAGACCTGGGCCTAATCAGCTACAGGTCCTACTGGAAGGAGGTGCTGCTGCGCTACCTCAACCAGTTCCAGGGGAAGGAGATCTCCATCAAGGAGATCAGCCAGGAGACAGCCGTCAACCCAGTGGACATCGTCAGCACCCTGCAGTCCCTCCAGATGCTCAAGTACTGGAAAGGGAAGCACCTGGTCTTGAAGAGACAG GACCTAATCGACGACTGGAAAGCCAAGGAGACCAAGCGTGGCAGCAGCAAGACTATTGAACCCACCGCCTTAAAGTGGACCCCACCTAAAGGAACATAG